From Bacillus pumilus, one genomic window encodes:
- the ftsW gene encoding putative lipid II flippase FtsW, which translates to MTFLLSHLKRVDRILVGTIVFLCLFGLLMVYSASYPLGEVKYEKGSYFFIKQWQWLLIGGFFFFIAALFPYQIYRKWIRWLVMLSLLCLILVLLPGIGVVKNNSQRWVQLGSLMLQPSEAVKLVMVIYFAYVYAKKQAYITSFKKGVLPPLILLGLVFLLILKQPDLGTAVSILLSCGIILLCAGLKTHHLILLGSTAAAGITFFAVTAPYRLKRLTSFRDPFQYEDGDGYQLIHSYLAMDSGGLTGNGLGGSIQKLGFLPEAHTDFIMAIISEELGIMGILFVIGAYLLIMSRAMRIVQALHDPFGKLLTIGLTFQIMLQAVFNLGAVFGLLPITGIPLPFISYGGSSLVFMMISAGILVNLSSYVKRNPY; encoded by the coding sequence ATGACATTTCTTCTATCTCATCTCAAAAGAGTCGACCGCATTCTTGTTGGAACGATTGTGTTCCTCTGTTTATTTGGTTTACTGATGGTTTACAGTGCGAGTTATCCTTTAGGAGAAGTGAAGTATGAAAAGGGCAGCTATTTCTTCATCAAACAATGGCAATGGCTCCTGATTGGGGGATTCTTTTTCTTCATTGCCGCTCTGTTCCCTTATCAGATTTATCGTAAATGGATTCGGTGGCTTGTTATGCTGTCATTGTTATGCCTGATCCTAGTCCTGCTTCCTGGAATCGGTGTTGTCAAAAACAATTCCCAGCGCTGGGTTCAGTTGGGCTCTCTCATGCTCCAACCTTCTGAAGCTGTGAAACTAGTGATGGTTATCTATTTTGCCTATGTGTACGCGAAAAAACAGGCGTACATTACATCTTTTAAAAAAGGCGTACTGCCGCCACTCATTCTTTTAGGTCTTGTTTTTTTGTTGATCTTAAAGCAGCCTGATTTAGGCACAGCTGTGTCTATTTTATTAAGCTGCGGCATCATTTTATTATGCGCTGGGCTGAAAACGCACCATCTCATTTTGCTAGGATCGACTGCGGCAGCAGGTATCACTTTTTTTGCAGTGACAGCTCCTTACCGTTTGAAGAGGCTGACTTCTTTTCGTGATCCTTTTCAGTATGAAGATGGAGATGGATATCAGCTGATTCATTCGTATCTCGCGATGGATTCAGGCGGGCTGACAGGGAATGGCTTAGGCGGGAGCATTCAAAAGCTAGGCTTTCTTCCTGAAGCCCATACGGATTTTATCATGGCCATCATCAGTGAAGAGCTGGGAATCATGGGGATTTTGTTTGTGATTGGTGCATATCTACTCATCATGTCTCGCGCAATGCGAATTGTACAGGCTTTACATGACCCTTTTGGAAAGCTGTTAACGATTGGGCTTACGTTTCAAATCATGCTCCAAGCAGTCTTTAATTTAGGCGCTGTCTTTGGCCTTCTTCCGATCACAGGCATTCCGCTTCCCTTTATTAGCTATGGCGGCTCCTCCCTAGTGTTCATGATGATATCTGCTGGTATTCTCGTGAATCTTTCTTCATATGTAAAGAGGAATCCATATTAG